The genomic stretch CCCCTCCAGGTAAGCATTCAACCCCGGCCGCGCCGGCAGCCATTCCTGCTCCCCGCTGCGCCGCTTCACCGCCAGCAATTCCTCGATGTCTTGCAACACCGCGCGCTCCGTCACCAGCTCGCGCACCAGCAACTCGAACGCCATCGGCGGAGCCGCTTCGGGTCGCTCGAGCACCCACTGTGCCGCGAGCAGCGGCCGCAGCACATACAAGTACTTCTTCGCCCGAACCTGGTCGCCCTGCAGGTACTCCCTGTAGTTGCCCCGCCCCATCGCAAAGTAGTGATGGAAGGAGCGCACCGGCTGGTACACCGCAGCCGCCACGTCGCGCAGACGCTGCACGAACCGGTCGTCCTGCCGGTACACCACCGGCGAGCTGAGCCATTCGACCAGCGTTGCATTGCCTTTCGCGAGCAGTTGCAGCGCCTTGCGCACATCCCAACCGTTGACGTCGAAGACCGGTCCCGGCGCTTCCTCGATGACGTCGCGCACAGGTGCCACCCGCAGGTACTCCTGCACCGGCCGCACGAAAACGAAGCGCACGTCGTAGTCCGAATCAGGCGACGCGAAGCCCCAGCCCCGGCTGCCCGACTCGCAAGCATAGAGAACACGCACGTCGTGCTCGGCCTCCACCGCCTGCAGCTTCCGCAGGATCTCTTGCCGCACGGCCGGGTCGATCGGGTGCGCCTCCGTGTCGCCGAAGGCGCACCCCCCTTGGTATGGTTCGTTCATCTCTCACTCCTTCACATCGTCATCATCATGGTGGTGCCGCGTCAGCCGTGCATCACCACCTCAGCCGTCACCTTCTGCGGCGCCACCTCGTAGTGGTCAAACTGCATCGTGTACTGCGCACGCCCGGAAGAGAGCGCCCGCAGGTTCCCGATGTAGCCAAACATCTCCTTCAGCGGCACCTGCGCGTCGATCGCGACCGCCTGGCCCCGCGCCTGCTGGCCCCGCACGATGCCGCGCCGGCGGTGCAGGTCGCCGATGCAGTCGCCCAGATGCTCGGCCGGGGTCACGACCTCGACCGCCATCACCGGCTCCAGCACCTGCGGCTCGGCTTTCGCAAACGCCTCTCGCGCCGCGGCCGCCGCGGCCAGCTCGAAGGCCATCGCCGACGAGTCGCGCTCGTGGAAGCCGCCGTCCACCAGCGTCACCGCGAAGTCGACGCAGGGGAAACCGGCCACCACACCCGTCTGTGCCGCTCGGCGTACACCCGCTTCCACCGCCGGCACGAACTCACGGGGAATCGCGCCGCCGACAATCCGGCTTTCGAACCGGATGCCTTCGCCTCGCGCCAAAGGCTCGAAGCGCAGCCAGACCTCGGCGAACTGCCCCGGGCCGCCGGTCTGCTTCTTGTGCACGTGGTGCACTTCGACAGCCCGGCCGAGCGTCTCGCGGTAAGCCACCTGCGGGCGACCCACCTGCACCTCCACGCCGTGGCGCGAGCGCAGCTTCTCGATCGACACCTCCAGCTGCAGCTCACCCATGCCCGAGAGGATGGTCTGCCCCGACTCGGCGTCGTGCCGCATCCGCAGGCTCGGGTCCTCGCGCAGCAAGGTCTGCAGGGCCTTGGCCAGGCCTTGCGCGTCCTCGCGCGTGCGCGGCTCGACGGCGACGTCGATCACCGGCTCCGGCACGCTGATCTCCTCCAGGTGCAGAGGGTGCGCCGGGTCGCACAGCGTGTGCCCGGTCAGCGTCTCCTTCAAGCCGACGATCGCCGCGATGTCGCCTGCCTGCAGCTCGTCGACCTCGACATGGTCGTCGGCATGCACCTCGTACAGCCGCGACACACGCTCCACGCGCCCGGTGCTCGCATCGAGCACCGCATCGCCGCGCCGCAGCCGGCCACGGTAGACCCGCACAAACACCATCGAGCCATGGCCTTCGGCCACCACCTTGAAGGCCAGCGCAGCGAACGGCCCTTCAGGGTCGGACGCAGGCTCGCCTTCGGCACGCTGGACGTCCTTCGGCGCCGGCAGGAAGTCGACCACCGCGTCCAGCAGCGGCTCCACCCCGCGGTTGCGGAAGGCTGAGCCGGCCAGCGCCGGCACGAACGCACCCGACAGCACACCACGGCGGATGCAGCGTCGCAACAGGGCTGCCTCCAGCGGTTCACCGTTCAAGTAGGCGTTCAGCGCCTGCTCGTCCTGCTCGACCACGGCTTCGATCAAACGGGCGCGGTGATGGTCAGCAAGCTCCACCAACTCGGGCGGCACCGGCAGCGAACGATGGGGTTGGCTCGCGTCGTCGCGGTCCCACACCAGCGCTTGCAGGGTGATGAGATCCACTACGCCACGGAAGTCGCCCTCGGTGCCGACCGGCAGCTGCAGCGGCACCACCGTCGTGCCCAACCGTTCCTCCATCATGCCCACCACCCGCAGGAAGTCGGCTCCCACCCGGTCGAGCTTGTTGATGAAGGCGATGCGGGGCACGCGGTACTTGTCCGCCAGGCGCCAGTTGGTCTCGGTCTGCGGCTCCACGCCCGCCACACCATCGAACACCACCACGGCGCCGTCGAGCACACGCAGCGAACGGTTCACCTCGATGTTGAAGTCGATGTGGCCGGGCGTGTCGATCAGATTGATCTGCACGCCTTTCCAATGGACGGTGATGGCAGCGCTGTTGATGGTGATGCCACGGCGGCGCTCCTGCGGGTCGTAGTCCATGCGGGTGTTGCCGTTGTGCACGTCACCGATGCGATGGTTCTCGCCGGTGTAGAACAGGATACGTTCGGAGGTCGTGGTCTTGCCGGCGTCCACGTGGGCAATGACGCCGATGTTGCGCAGTTGTCTGGATGATCTCGGGTTCATGGCGAATCTTTCTTCTCAAGCCTGTTGGGCAAGACGCTGCCCTCAGGCCGGTTCGCCTGATGCAGGGCTAGCGTCGCGGATGCGGAAGATGGCCGGAGCGTGCGCGCACGCAGTCCACGCTCCGGCGGGCGGAAATCGTGGCGATCAGCTTGTCGTAGGTGCGCATGGTGGAACCCTAGAAAACACAAAACCCCGGAGGGCGGAGCCTGCCGGGGTTTGAGGGCCGGAAGGCATACAGGCCTTCCGAACGCGATCGAAAGGCGCTTCAGGTGGCGATGGTCGCCTTGATCACGTTGATGAGTTTCATGGTTTCGATATTGTCCTAGAGCTCGAACCACTTCGCAACATCCTGTTGATGTGCATGTTGTCGCGAGTCGACGGCGAACGGGCTCAAGCAAAGCGCGTCGGGGGCCTTGTGGCGGAGGCGACAGGAAGCACGCGTGACGGCAAGAGCGGGACGGCCCCCCAAATTTGGGGGAAGATGCCGCGGGGAGACTGGTCTAATGCCGCCCACCATCACAAGCAGGGAACAAGCCGGGATTCATCGCCTTTGCGCGGTAGCGTCGGGCGTGCTGCGGTTGACTCAGCCCGCCTTCGCCATCACGAGGACGGTGCCTCAACTACAAAAATGCTGACAGACTCGGCGGGCGGCGACACCTTCAAGACCAAGGCCGCGGTTGCCCAACCATCTGCTTCACGCCGGGCATCTGAACGGGCACACGCCCTTCTGCCCGTCCCAGCAGCTCGCCCCCTCCCAACAACTGCTCCGGGGTCATAACCGGCAGCCGGTCAGCCAAGAGACTGAAGAACCGATGGCGGCGCCACTGCTCGTGTTCGCCCACCACGTACACCCGCCGTTTCGCGCGCGTCAGGGCAACGTTCAAAAGGTTGGGTTTTGCTGCAGCGAAGCCGGATATCGCGCCGGGTCGTGCAAGATCTCCCCCGAGCAGCAGGACCACGACATCGGCTTCTTTGCCCTGGAACGTATGAATGGTGCCGCAAGCATCCTTGACGTTTGGGATGCCCGCACGGTTCCACATCTCCTTGGCGCCCGCCGCGACGTCCTTGAAGGGTGCGATCAAGTACACATGGGCTCGCCCGTCTTCGTCGAACACCTGGCGGTTGACATACGCCAGCGAGAGAACTTGCTTGACCACCTCGATGGCGACGCTCCCTTGAACGGACACCCAGTGGCCGCCGCCCGAGCGTGAGGGGACATCGATCCAGCAGCTCTCGCCCAGCCACTGTCGATCCTGCTCATCCTTGCCGATCAACGTGCCATATTCCATCAGGCCGTCATAAGAGATCGCATTCGAAATGCTGAACATGGGATCGACGCAACGGCGATGAACCCGCAAGGGACTACCGACCCACTCTCCATCGATCACCGTCCCATAACGGTTGGCGCGGTCGGCCAAGACCTGGGCGGAGGCGAGGCGCGGATTCCACGTCGCAGGTAGACCCAAACGGTCCTCGAGCGCGTCGACCACTTGGGCGGGGACCGTGACGACCGGCTCCAGTTGGAGCGGGTCGCCGACGACCAGCGCCCTCTTCGCGCGCCATAGCGCGCCGGCGGCCGCTTGCGGCGGCGCCTGCCCGGCCTCGTCTATGAACACCCACCCCAGGCTCTCTCGGTCCATGCCGCGGAAGACGGTGCCCATCGATGCAAACGTGGTCGAGACCACCGGCACGCAAAGGAACAGGCATTCCCAGAGATGCCCCACACCGGCGCAGACGTTTGCCGGCACCAGCTTGCCCTGGAGGAGATCCATCAGATGACTCAGGTTCTTCTTCACAACCTCGGCGTTGCGCGCAATGAACGACTTGTGCAACTCGATCGCTTCCACGAACACCTCGTGCCGAAGTTTCTGAAGCGCCGCGTCCGACCAAGGGGCACACGTTTGCCTCTCGCGCTCCGTGTGGCTTGCAAGTTGCCAACCAGCCAATGTCGATGCATCGAATCCGCTGTTGTGGATCACGGCTTCCGCCCTGTCGCGTCCAGAGATGGCCTCAGCCCTTTTCCGAGCGCTCGCACCTGCCGCCTGTTCGAGCGCTTGCACTTCTTCCCGCAACCTGGCCACTTGGGATTCACACGCAGCCACCTCCCGGTGAGCCGCCTCATGAGCATCGAGATACCGCTGCAGGTCGAACGCATCGGCCGCCACGTCGAGGGCGTCTTCTGCCACGCGAAGCTGTTGATCCAGGCTGCCGAACTCCTCGACCCAGCGCGCAAACTGGATGATCGACATTTCGATGTGGAGGCACTTTTCCACTGCCTGCGCCCTGTCCTTGCTCCATATCCTGAAGCCGCGGGTGTTGAAAAAGCGTGCGAGTGCACCGGGCCTTCGCCTGTCGATCTCGTCTATCGCGCGTGAATGAAGGGCTGCCATGGCACGCAGATCCGCCAGAGCATCGCCTGCGCGATGTGAATCCCAGTCGGACGCCTGGGTGTTGGCCACGGCCGGCATTTTTTTCATGTGGTCTCGGCGTCGCGCGATCGCCTGTCCGAGGTCTTTCGCTTTGGCGCGCGCCGCATCCGCCAGACCCAGCCTTTCCCGGCTAGCCACCTCCAGGCCTCTTGCCGTCTCAAGCTCGCCCTGCTGGGTCTGCAGCGCCTGCTGAATCTTCCGGTGCAGGGCCTCCGCGGCGTTCGCCTCCTGCCTCAGTTCCTCTACCTCTGCCAACACATCGGCCAGTTGTTGTCGTTGACGCAGGGCCGCCTCGGATCGTTCCAGAGCCGCCTTGAACGTCCGGCATTGCTCTCTCCAAGGCCGGGCACCAGGGACACCGGCTTCTAGAACGCTGCGGAAGCTCACAAACTCGGAGTCCGGCTCTCCCCGCTGGTCCTGCATGGATCGCTGGCCACCGCCTGCGAACCAGAATCGGGTGACAAAGTGATTGCGCAGTTCCGAGTTGCCGAGCACTGCCGCGATCAGTCCCCAGGCGCTGCCGCGCCTGCGCTCCTTGTCCTTGGCGCCGGCAAGCAAGGTTTCGGCCACCGCTGCGAAGTAGTCGATCTTCACGTCGGGCGCGTCGACCGACTTCGCGGCAGGCAACTCTCTCGTCACGTTCTGCGCGGCGCCGTTGTTGAGACAGGCGACGACCATGCCGAACCCATGCAGCCGCGCGTCGAGCGGATACATCTTCCCCGGCTTTTCTCCCCGCACCGGCGCCCCGGCGCCGTCGAACCCGTTGGCCGGTGATGAAAAGGCAGCGAGAACCTTGGCGCGCTCGACGACCAACAGCGCCACCACGTCCCGCAACATGGTGGTCTTGCCAGTACCCGGCGGCCCGTTGACGGAAAAAATCCCGCAAGTGCCGAACAGTTCGCGGCTCAGCGTGTTCACAGCGAACTGTTGCGCCAGGACCATAGGATGGCTAGAGGGCCAGCATCCGGCCGGCAGGTACCGAGGCAGAGTCCCCTCGACGGCGACCTCTCCGTCGTCATCGTGAACCACGTCAACGCGGTCGCCAGAATGGCCTCCGGCCATGTATTGCCTCAGCCCGGCACCCACGGCATCGGACGCCCAAGCTTGCCTGACCAGTAGAAGATCCTGCAGGTAGAAGCTGTTGAGGATGGCCTGCGGCTCGGGCTCGTCGGCATCGCGCCGCAGGCTGACCCGGGTCGCCTCCACCCGCGCCACCTCTTTTACCGGGAACTCTTGTGCGCAGCGCGTCTCTCGCAATGCGAGATCCAGCAGTGCCTCTATGTCGGCGAAAGTGGTGGGACAACGCTCGGTACTGTCGCCGTTGGTCTCGATTTCAGCATTCGATCCGCTCGCGGACGCGCCGCGGTCGCTGCTCGCCAGCGGCTCTTGCGGTGTGACTGGGCGCACCTGCCGCTCTGTCAAGAGGTCCTTCAGCCGTTGAATGGTCGACCGCTCGAATCCATCTTCCCCAGAGAATCCGTCGAAATTCAGCGGGGCGCCGGCACTGGCTGCCTTGATACGGCTGACGGCCCATGGGAGACCCGAGAGACTGGGCTTGCTCGAAACGATGCCGTCCCAGTCGACCTGGAGGGCCAGCACGGCGGCAGGTTCAGTCGATCGGTCGCGTTCAGCATCCGGCGGGTCGACGTCCAACAGTTCGCAAAGGCGCTGGCTCAGGCGCTTCATGTCGAGAAGGCCTGCATAGATCACAAACTCCCAGCGAAACTTCGCCCCGGGGGGAACCCGCAAGTGTCGGCGTTTCGAGCCATCCACCCACGGTAGATCCTGTTCATTCCGAACCGACCAGCAAAACTTCTCGGGGTTGTGTGCCGGCGCAACCGCGGGTTGTAGGTGCTCGATCGCCTGCCAATAGTTGAGGATCTCGTCGGCTCTTGCTCGGTCCATGCGGGTTCCCGGTTCAATAGCGGCAGCAACAACGAGCTTGCTGTCTGGCGGGTTGGGGGAAACGGCTTGGACTAAACCATAGCGGTAGAGGGACGGGTCGAGAGATATGTGCCGGTTGGTATCCGCGCCGTGGAAGTGCCCTTGCTTCAACGGTTCCTGGGTTGAAGAGATCAGGGCGTGCGTTGCAACGGCGATCGCCGCCATGGTTCGCTCGGCAGAGGCGCCAAGAGATGGCGACACGCACCCCGCAAGGCCGACGTGAACAAGCCGAGTGCGTCCAGAATGTCTGACAGAAATCGGGGATTTTGGCTAATATGTCCGATATGTCAGACACTCTCCGCCTTCTGCATGACGCCGGTCCGGCGCTCCGCCGCCTCCGCAAGGCCAAAGGCGTCCCTGCTGCACGCCTTGCCGAGATCTCGGGGAAGAGCCGAGACACGGTGCATCGGCTGGAACGAGGCGAGGATGTCTCGTTGAGCACCTTCCTCGCGGTGCTCGGCGCCCTGGGCTACGGCATCGAAATCAAGGCGCTGGGCAGGCCCACGCTCGAGGAAATGAGTCGCAGGTTCGCCGAGGAAGACGACGGTGAATGAACTACCCGAGAAGGTCAAGTTGCTCGACGTGCGTGTCGGCGGTGCACTTGCCGGAACGCTGGTCCGCGAGTCCCAGTACGTCTTCACGTATCGAAGCGCCGAAGCGGAACAGCCGGCGGTCAGCATGCTCATGCCTCCCAGCCGCACGACCTGGTCGGACGGGGATCTGTTCCCGTCGATGGACATGAACCTGCCCGAAGGCTTTTTGTTCCAGCGCATCATCGAGCTCTACCCGAAGCGGGCCATCACCAAGATGCACCTGCTGGCACTGGCCGGCGACAACGGCATCGGCCGGCTCGGATACACAGCAGGGGAGACGGCGCCGAAGCCCGGGGCCGCGATGTCTCGGCAGGAGCTGCTTTCCAGCCAGGCAGAGGGCGAATTCTTTCAGCGGCTGGTGAATGCCTACCTGTCGACCGGCGCCGGGATCTCGGGCGTTCAGCCCAAGATCATGATTCCCTCGCGGGCCTCCATCCCGATTCCGGACCTGATCGTGAAAAGCGCCGGGCCGCAGTATCCGGGCCTCGCCGCAAACGAGTTCATCTGTTTGACGGCCGCCGCGCATGCGGGCATCGAGGTGCCCAGCTTCGACCTTTCCGCAAAGGGCGACATTCTCGTCATCGACCGTTTTGATATCGACAGCGCAGGGCAACGCCTTGGATTTGAGGACATTGCCGCGTTGATGGCCTTGCGGGTCCATGACCGGTTCTCCGAGAGGAAGTACCAGGGCAGCTACGAGGCGATCACCGAGGTCATCAGGTTGTTCTCCGCTGCGCCAGGTGCAGACCTCCAACGGTTCTTCGTCCAGCTTGCCTTCTCGGTGATGGTGCGCAACGGCGATGCCCATCTGAAAAACTTCGGCCTGCTCTACACCGGGAACGACGACGCGCGTCTGGCGCCGATGTTCGATGTGGTGACGACCACGGTCTACAAATACGAGCGGCCGGGTGGCTTCGAAGACGTCGACCGGACGCTGGCGCTCAAGTGGCGCCGAGGCAAGAAATACACTTCCAAAGCGTATCCGACCACGGTCGAGCTGCTCGACTTCGGACGCGAGTTGTGCGGCGTGCAACAGCCAGCGGAAGTGTTGGAACGGATTGCAGACGCGATGATCCGGACGTTGGCCGAAGCGGAAAAAGACCCGCGCGTTTCCGGCGAGCTGCTTGCCCGCATGAAGGAGCAATGGGACATCGGCCTGGCTTATGCCCAGGAGTGCAAAGCGTCGAAAAGCGGCGGGGCCGCGACGAGGGCCTGATCGCCCAGCGGGAGTGGAAAGGCCGTGTGAGGCAGGTGCCGACCGCTTCGACGGAAAGGGCCGCGCGGCACCTCGAAGGCGAGACGCGTCGTCCCTCCGTGCTCTCACAGCATCTTGCGCACCGGGGCCTGCAACGCCTCGCACGCCATCCTCAGCAGCAGGCACAGGTCTTCCCGCGCGGCTGAAGGCCGGCGCCGCCATGCCTGCCAACAACAGCCCTTGCATGCAGACATCAGGACCCAAACAAAAACGGGCGCCCAAAGGCGCCCGACAAAAGAATGCGATGACGAGGAACGGTGAGACGTCTTACCCTGAGCTACCGGCATTCGCCGGGCGAGAGTTGAACCCGCGACCTCCCAAGCCCGCCAGCAGCGGAGCGTGGGCGCTCTGACCTGTAGTCCCACCTGCATTCATCGCGAAACCAGATCACAAGTGAAGTTCTGACCTACACCTGCATGGTTGGCGTCTCGTACGGGAATCGAACCCGTGTTCCGACATTGAAAGCGTCGTGTCCTAGGCCACTAGATGTGAACTGTCAAGAGGTTGTATCTCGGAGGAGGAAGTCGTGACATTGGAGCTACGCGGCCGATGCCGTGGTGCGGACGGTGCCAGTTGTAGTGATGCTGCCAACTGTGAAGCGCGTGGCGTCGCTGCTCTGAGTTCTGGTAGGTCCATCCGTAGGCCCATTCGCGCAGGGCAGACTGGATGAAGCGTTCGGCCTTGCCGTTGGTCTGTGGCCGGTAGGCGCGGGTGAACTTCTGCGTGATGCCCAGTTGCTCGCATGCCAGGCGGAAGGCCTTGGAACGGAAGGCCGGACCGTTGTCGGTTAGCAGCCGCTTGATCGTCACGCCCAGGCGGTTGTAGTAGGCGACGGCGTCGCGCAAGAACTGCACGGCGCTTTCCTTTCGCTCGTCCGGGTGCATGGCCGTGAAGG from Caldimonas brevitalea encodes the following:
- a CDS encoding DNA polymerase beta superfamily protein translates to MNEPYQGGCAFGDTEAHPIDPAVRQEILRKLQAVEAEHDVRVLYACESGSRGWGFASPDSDYDVRFVFVRPVQEYLRVAPVRDVIEEAPGPVFDVNGWDVRKALQLLAKGNATLVEWLSSPVVYRQDDRFVQRLRDVAAAVYQPVRSFHHYFAMGRGNYREYLQGDQVRAKKYLYVLRPLLAAQWVLERPEAAPPMAFELLVRELVTERAVLQDIEELLAVKRRSGEQEWLPARPGLNAYLEGLMGRLAEAPPTIGAPDMSRLDELLAETVLG
- a CDS encoding DEAD/DEAH box helicase, yielding MAAIAVATHALISSTQEPLKQGHFHGADTNRHISLDPSLYRYGLVQAVSPNPPDSKLVVAAAIEPGTRMDRARADEILNYWQAIEHLQPAVAPAHNPEKFCWSVRNEQDLPWVDGSKRRHLRVPPGAKFRWEFVIYAGLLDMKRLSQRLCELLDVDPPDAERDRSTEPAAVLALQVDWDGIVSSKPSLSGLPWAVSRIKAASAGAPLNFDGFSGEDGFERSTIQRLKDLLTERQVRPVTPQEPLASSDRGASASGSNAEIETNGDSTERCPTTFADIEALLDLALRETRCAQEFPVKEVARVEATRVSLRRDADEPEPQAILNSFYLQDLLLVRQAWASDAVGAGLRQYMAGGHSGDRVDVVHDDDGEVAVEGTLPRYLPAGCWPSSHPMVLAQQFAVNTLSRELFGTCGIFSVNGPPGTGKTTMLRDVVALLVVERAKVLAAFSSPANGFDGAGAPVRGEKPGKMYPLDARLHGFGMVVACLNNGAAQNVTRELPAAKSVDAPDVKIDYFAAVAETLLAGAKDKERRRGSAWGLIAAVLGNSELRNHFVTRFWFAGGGQRSMQDQRGEPDSEFVSFRSVLEAGVPGARPWREQCRTFKAALERSEAALRQRQQLADVLAEVEELRQEANAAEALHRKIQQALQTQQGELETARGLEVASRERLGLADAARAKAKDLGQAIARRRDHMKKMPAVANTQASDWDSHRAGDALADLRAMAALHSRAIDEIDRRRPGALARFFNTRGFRIWSKDRAQAVEKCLHIEMSIIQFARWVEEFGSLDQQLRVAEDALDVAADAFDLQRYLDAHEAAHREVAACESQVARLREEVQALEQAAGASARKRAEAISGRDRAEAVIHNSGFDASTLAGWQLASHTERERQTCAPWSDAALQKLRHEVFVEAIELHKSFIARNAEVVKKNLSHLMDLLQGKLVPANVCAGVGHLWECLFLCVPVVSTTFASMGTVFRGMDRESLGWVFIDEAGQAPPQAAAGALWRAKRALVVGDPLQLEPVVTVPAQVVDALEDRLGLPATWNPRLASAQVLADRANRYGTVIDGEWVGSPLRVHRRCVDPMFSISNAISYDGLMEYGTLIGKDEQDRQWLGESCWIDVPSRSGGGHWVSVQGSVAIEVVKQVLSLAYVNRQVFDEDGRAHVYLIAPFKDVAAGAKEMWNRAGIPNVKDACGTIHTFQGKEADVVVLLLGGDLARPGAISGFAAAKPNLLNVALTRAKRRVYVVGEHEQWRRHRFFSLLADRLPVMTPEQLLGGGELLGRAEGRVPVQMPGVKQMVGQPRPWS
- the fusA gene encoding elongation factor G encodes the protein MNPRSSRQLRNIGVIAHVDAGKTTTSERILFYTGENHRIGDVHNGNTRMDYDPQERRRGITINSAAITVHWKGVQINLIDTPGHIDFNIEVNRSLRVLDGAVVVFDGVAGVEPQTETNWRLADKYRVPRIAFINKLDRVGADFLRVVGMMEERLGTTVVPLQLPVGTEGDFRGVVDLITLQALVWDRDDASQPHRSLPVPPELVELADHHRARLIEAVVEQDEQALNAYLNGEPLEAALLRRCIRRGVLSGAFVPALAGSAFRNRGVEPLLDAVVDFLPAPKDVQRAEGEPASDPEGPFAALAFKVVAEGHGSMVFVRVYRGRLRRGDAVLDASTGRVERVSRLYEVHADDHVEVDELQAGDIAAIVGLKETLTGHTLCDPAHPLHLEEISVPEPVIDVAVEPRTREDAQGLAKALQTLLREDPSLRMRHDAESGQTILSGMGELQLEVSIEKLRSRHGVEVQVGRPQVAYRETLGRAVEVHHVHKKQTGGPGQFAEVWLRFEPLARGEGIRFESRIVGGAIPREFVPAVEAGVRRAAQTGVVAGFPCVDFAVTLVDGGFHERDSSAMAFELAAAAAAREAFAKAEPQVLEPVMAVEVVTPAEHLGDCIGDLHRRRGIVRGQQARGQAVAIDAQVPLKEMFGYIGNLRALSSGRAQYTMQFDHYEVAPQKVTAEVVMHG
- a CDS encoding type II toxin-antitoxin system HipA family toxin — its product is MNELPEKVKLLDVRVGGALAGTLVRESQYVFTYRSAEAEQPAVSMLMPPSRTTWSDGDLFPSMDMNLPEGFLFQRIIELYPKRAITKMHLLALAGDNGIGRLGYTAGETAPKPGAAMSRQELLSSQAEGEFFQRLVNAYLSTGAGISGVQPKIMIPSRASIPIPDLIVKSAGPQYPGLAANEFICLTAAAHAGIEVPSFDLSAKGDILVIDRFDIDSAGQRLGFEDIAALMALRVHDRFSERKYQGSYEAITEVIRLFSAAPGADLQRFFVQLAFSVMVRNGDAHLKNFGLLYTGNDDARLAPMFDVVTTTVYKYERPGGFEDVDRTLALKWRRGKKYTSKAYPTTVELLDFGRELCGVQQPAEVLERIADAMIRTLAEAEKDPRVSGELLARMKEQWDIGLAYAQECKASKSGGAATRA